A single Mixta calida DNA region contains:
- a CDS encoding GNAT family N-acetyltransferase yields the protein MSLSFLASLNAVSADDWDSLLSDTQPFLRHAFLSALEESGSVGAESGWQPAHLAWFEQGRLRAALPGYGKSHSWGEYVFDHSWADACRRAGIRYYPKWLGAVPFSPVSGPRLLGDAQALTALLEALPETLARHGLSGAHINFTDARGDALLATQPGWLERLGCQYHWHNPGYRDFQDFLDTLMSRKRKQIRKERAQVAENGITFQWFSGGELSEAQWDFVYSCYANTYAVRGQLPYLTRDFFSLLAARMPTAIRVVFAQREAQPVAMAFSLLSDDTLYGRYWDCLAEFDRLHFETCFWQGMEFAIANGLRHFDAGAQGEHKLVRGFEPVITRSWHYLRHEGLQMAIADFLQQEREGVRQWAEEARASLPYRRGE from the coding sequence GTCACGCCTTTCTCAGCGCGCTGGAAGAGAGCGGCAGCGTCGGCGCGGAAAGCGGCTGGCAGCCGGCGCATCTCGCCTGGTTCGAACAGGGGCGCCTGCGCGCCGCGCTGCCCGGCTACGGCAAAAGCCACTCCTGGGGCGAATATGTCTTTGACCACAGCTGGGCGGACGCCTGCCGCCGCGCCGGTATTCGCTACTATCCGAAATGGCTGGGCGCGGTGCCGTTCAGCCCGGTCAGCGGGCCGCGGCTGCTGGGCGACGCACAGGCGCTGACGGCGCTACTGGAGGCGCTGCCGGAAACGCTGGCGCGGCACGGCCTCTCCGGCGCGCATATCAATTTCACCGACGCGCGCGGCGATGCGCTGCTGGCGACGCAGCCCGGCTGGCTGGAGCGCCTCGGCTGCCAGTACCACTGGCATAATCCCGGCTACCGCGATTTTCAGGATTTCCTTGATACGCTGATGTCGCGCAAGCGTAAACAGATCCGCAAAGAGCGCGCGCAGGTGGCTGAAAACGGCATCACCTTTCAGTGGTTCAGCGGCGGCGAACTGAGCGAGGCGCAATGGGATTTCGTCTACAGCTGCTACGCCAACACTTACGCGGTGCGCGGCCAGCTGCCCTACCTGACGCGCGACTTCTTCAGCCTGCTGGCGGCGCGGATGCCAACGGCGATCCGCGTGGTTTTCGCCCAGCGCGAGGCGCAGCCGGTGGCGATGGCCTTTAGCCTGCTCAGCGACGATACGCTCTACGGCCGCTACTGGGACTGCCTGGCGGAATTTGACCGGCTGCATTTCGAAACCTGCTTCTGGCAGGGAATGGAGTTCGCTATCGCTAACGGGCTGCGCCATTTCGACGCGGGCGCGCAGGGCGAGCATAAGCTGGTGCGCGGCTTTGAGCCGGTGATAACCCGCTCGTGGCACTACCTGCGCCACGAGGGATTGCAGATGGCGATAGCGGATTTCTTGCAGCAGGAGCGGGAAGGCGTGCGCCAGTGGGCGGAGGAAGCGCGCGCGTCGCTCCCCTACCGCCGGGGTGAATAA